GAGTTGGCGATCTGATGCGGCAAATACACGAGCCCTTACGACGGGTAGCCCATCCGGGCCATACACATAACCATCGAATGAACCAAGTTGCAACTCCGGAGCCATAGTAATATTGACATTCTTCGATTGGCTGCTAAACGAGTCAATAATCACAGTCGCTACGTTCTGTCCCCGCCATCGGACACCATCGATGACTATCTCAGCTCGTATCGTTTGATCCCCTACAGAAATACCCTCCAGACGGTACATGCCCTGCAATGTCGATTGGGTCGAACTGTTATTATCTGCACTTACGATCGCGTCGACAATCGGTTTACCGTCGGAGTCTGCAATGTTGCCTGTCACAACGCCACTAGAGGAAGATCCTCCACCGACTCCGCCGCCACAACCTACAATCAAAATGGGGAGTAAAGCTAACCAAAGTATTCGACGTAACATAATTTGTACCTACCTTTCAAAATATCGTTCACATTGTATATGACGAAGGGGGAGGAATTTCGTTATAGAGAGGGAAGCGCTTGGCGAATGAGAGCTATATTCCTGGTAGCTAAACTGATTTGGGTATCTCTTTTTGCGGCAAGTTGATTTTTTAAAGTTGACGCCCCTGAGTTGATGGCAAGCCAGCGAGAGAGAAGTTGTTCTGAAGTTAGTTCGCGCATCGTTAAAGGGGTAGGTAGGTCAAGAAGTGAAGCTAATGCATGGACTTTAGGGTCATAGATAACCGCTAGTGACGGCACACATGCCTTGGCGGCAAAGAGCAACGCATGAAGCCGCATGGCAACCAGAGAATCCATAAGGCTGATAAGACCGGCAGCCTCCTCAGGCGTTTGAATGTTCTCTACTATCGGTACGTTAGGACAATAGGTGTGAATGAGTTTCCAAAAGGGAATATCCACTTCGCGATCCATAGCTATTCCTATGGGTTGGAATCCTTCTTTATTAAGCGAAAACGCCAAGTCAGCGAAAGCTTTTGCCAACTCATCATTGGGATGGGTATGCCATGGCCGTGGGGCAAGGCCTACTAATGCCCCTTTGGGATTGACGCCAACTTCTTTTAGAAGCCTTCGAGCGCCTTCGAAATCCGGTTCAAGAAGCCAAGCGGTATCGGCAGTTAGCTCAATAGGCGTTTTGATTTTAAGTGATTTAAGGAAGTGAAAAGAATCGGCATCCCTAACGGCAATCACATCTGTCTTATTGAGAACAAGCTTGGTAAATAGACGAGATGAACTGCGTTGAAGGGGGCCGATGCCTTGACCGACCATTACCACCCTGCCTGTAAGTTTTTTGGCTAGACGAATAAGATAGAGATAATAGAAAAGCGAGCGACGACTGGTGACATCTTGCAATAGACTTCCCCCCCCCATCACAAGTGCATCAGCATTTCGCAGAACAGCTTTAACTTCAGACAGTTTCATTCGGGAGACGGCTTTTATCCCATATTGCTTAGTTGTTGCTGGAGGGTCGCCGCTGAGGATAATTGGCTCAACATTTAAATCTTTCAATCCTGTCAATAGTCCCGAAAGAACAGCCTCATCACCTAGGTTGCCGCATCCGAAATAGCCTCCCAGGACTAAGCGGGTATTGTTGGCGCTTTGCATTTTCTATCCCCTATTGTCAAAATTAACCAGAGCGCACATATACCAATTATCGCCCCGAAGACCGTCCCAATTGCGATGCGCACAACAGAGATACTCAGAGGAGTATGAATATGGCAGAGAGTATTGACCACTGATACTTGCCCAATAGCGCCGGCCATCATTAGGAGAGGAAGATAACGTCTTCGTTTTTGTATTGCGACACCAATTGCTATGATCAGAAGCGGATGGCCAAGCATGAATTCTTTGGTGCGCGGCCTGACCGGCAGTACGCGATCCATTAAGCTGCGTACTCGCATTTCAGTTCCTGATACACTTGTCGGCGCCTCATTGCCTGTGCGTACCACCATCAGCCCGATAGCGACAAGAACAACGAGTGTAAGAACACTTTGCCACCATTTGATTGGAGCATCTACTGAACTTACGATAGAAGTCCAGGCATCTTTGAGCGTAACGCGTTGATCTAACCCCGCTAAAAACGCGATGCCGATAATAACCAGCGGTAGTGAATGAGCTAGCTTAATGCCCATAAATTGGTCGGCTTTGATGATGAATTGCTGCTGCGCCAAAAGACCAACCATAAAGAGCGCACCAACTAAACTAAAGAGGGTAATGCCGATAAAGCGCATGATTGATTGGAGAATAACTCCTGTACGGGAACCACTTCCGGTTTTTGGCGCACATGAAATCACAGCCCAGGTTGGGAATATTAATGTGGCCAGTAAGGCGACTACTTTTTGGCCAAAGTGTGTATAGGCTAATGATGAGATGAGAAGCATTAGAATGAAAAGAACCGTTCTACATCGTTTGTTGACTTGGAAGAG
This portion of the bacterium genome encodes:
- a CDS encoding DUF5693 family protein, whose translation is LFQVNKRCRTVLFILMLLISSLAYTHFGQKVVALLATLIFPTWAVISCAPKTGSGSRTGVILQSIMRFIGITLFSLVGALFMVGLLAQQQFIIKADQFMGIKLAHSLPLVIIGIAFLAGLDQRVTLKDAWTSIVSSVDAPIKWWQSVLTLVVLVAIGLMVVRTGNEAPTSVSGTEMRVRSLMDRVLPVRPRTKEFMLGHPLLIIAIGVAIQKRRRYLPLLMMAGAIGQVSVVNTLCHIHTPLSISVVRIAIGTVFGAIIGICALWLILTIGDRKCKAPTIPA
- the csaB gene encoding polysaccharide pyruvyl transferase CsaB; this encodes MQSANNTRLVLGGYFGCGNLGDEAVLSGLLTGLKDLNVEPIILSGDPPATTKQYGIKAVSRMKLSEVKAVLRNADALVMGGGSLLQDVTSRRSLFYYLYLIRLAKKLTGRVVMVGQGIGPLQRSSSRLFTKLVLNKTDVIAVRDADSFHFLKSLKIKTPIELTADTAWLLEPDFEGARRLLKEVGVNPKGALVGLAPRPWHTHPNDELAKAFADLAFSLNKEGFQPIGIAMDREVDIPFWKLIHTYCPNVPIVENIQTPEEAAGLISLMDSLVAMRLHALLFAAKACVPSLAVIYDPKVHALASLLDLPTPLTMRELTSEQLLSRWLAINSGASTLKNQLAAKRDTQISLATRNIALIRQALPSL